The Virgibacillus phasianinus genome includes a window with the following:
- a CDS encoding class I SAM-dependent methyltransferase: protein MPNRTNLINSYNRTAKKRDSNQQQQWKVKERDTFYAFLTKENRQSLLEIGAGPGKDSLFFNQQGLDTYSTDLSPEMVKLCLQKGLAAEVMTFENLAFPDNHFDAIWAMNCLLHVPKDEIRIAFTEIKRVLKPSGLFFMGVYGGQDSEGIWEDDFYEPKRFFSFYGHESIKKLLAEFFTIEYFNVVSAEVIGGSLSFQSIILRNG from the coding sequence ATGCCAAATAGAACGAACCTAATTAACTCTTATAACAGGACAGCAAAGAAACGGGATTCAAATCAGCAGCAACAATGGAAGGTGAAAGAACGGGACACATTCTATGCATTTTTAACAAAAGAAAATAGGCAAAGTCTATTAGAAATTGGCGCTGGTCCGGGAAAAGACAGTTTATTTTTTAATCAACAGGGACTAGATACATATAGTACTGATCTTTCACCAGAGATGGTAAAATTGTGCCTGCAAAAGGGACTGGCTGCAGAGGTGATGACCTTTGAAAATTTAGCTTTTCCAGACAATCATTTTGATGCTATTTGGGCGATGAATTGCTTGCTGCACGTACCAAAGGATGAAATCAGAATAGCATTCACCGAGATTAAACGTGTACTCAAACCGTCAGGGCTATTTTTTATGGGTGTGTACGGAGGCCAGGATTCGGAAGGCATTTGGGAGGATGACTTTTATGAGCCGAAACGATTCTTTTCCTTCTATGGACATGAATCAATTAAAAAGCTGCTAGCTGAATTTTTTACGATTGAATATTTTAATGTAGTTTCAGCTGAGGTGATAGGTGGAAGCCTTTCCTTTCAGTCGATTATCTTGCGGAATGGTTAG
- a CDS encoding ABC transporter permease: MKIRYLLMAVIILSISSIFIGVTDIMPWEILRLSNEQLEVLMISRIPRLISILIAGMSMSICGLIMQQLSRNKFVSPTTAGTLDSARLGVLVALMVFTSASPLEKMLVSFVFALLGTFVFMKILEKIKFKDAIFIPLVGLMFGNIISSSATFFAYKNNLIQNMSSWMQGDFSMIMSGNYELMYISIPILIIAYLFANKFTIAGMGEDFSKNLGLNYRQVVNIGLVIVALVTASVVLSVGVIPFLGLIIPNIVTIYQGDHLKKILLHTALLGAVFVLFCDIVGRVIIYPYEIPISLTVGVIGSAIFIYLLLRRKKYGL, encoded by the coding sequence ATGAAGATTCGTTATCTGTTAATGGCAGTTATTATTTTATCAATTAGTTCCATATTTATCGGTGTTACAGATATAATGCCATGGGAAATCCTGCGTTTATCAAACGAGCAATTGGAAGTTTTAATGATTAGCAGGATACCAAGATTAATTAGTATTTTAATTGCGGGAATGAGTATGAGCATCTGCGGTTTAATCATGCAGCAGCTGAGCCGTAACAAATTTGTATCTCCAACAACTGCCGGAACGCTTGATTCAGCTCGTTTAGGAGTATTGGTAGCGCTAATGGTCTTTACCTCAGCGAGCCCACTGGAAAAAATGCTTGTTTCATTCGTATTCGCCTTACTTGGGACGTTTGTGTTTATGAAAATCCTCGAGAAGATAAAATTCAAGGATGCGATTTTCATACCTTTGGTTGGGTTAATGTTTGGTAACATCATCAGTTCCTCAGCAACATTTTTTGCTTACAAAAATAATCTGATTCAAAACATGTCTTCGTGGATGCAAGGGGATTTTTCCATGATCATGAGCGGTAATTATGAGCTTATGTATATCAGTATTCCAATATTGATTATTGCTTATCTGTTTGCAAATAAATTTACAATTGCTGGCATGGGCGAGGATTTCTCGAAAAACTTGGGGTTGAATTATCGGCAAGTGGTCAATATTGGATTGGTTATTGTTGCCTTGGTAACCGCATCTGTTGTCTTATCTGTTGGGGTTATTCCATTTCTAGGGTTAATCATTCCAAACATCGTCACGATTTATCAAGGCGATCATTTGAAGAAAATCCTGTTACATACAGCATTACTTGGAGCTGTATTCGTACTATTTTGCGATATCGTTGGCCGGGTAATTATCTATCCATACGAAATTCCAATTAGCTTAACGGTTGGCGTAATTGGAAGTGCAATTTTTATTTATCTGCTGCTAAGGAGAAAGAAATATGGGCTATAA
- a CDS encoding group-specific protein translates to MRFYIASSFKNKEMVTYVAQKLILKGFSHTYNWTMNQRAVEPTTLKAIGEQEKQAVQNSDIFILLHPAGKSSHVELGIALDLGKPIYIYSAEEIDLATASTFYFVEGVNRISGDIDDFITLIGAV, encoded by the coding sequence GTGCGTTTTTACATAGCTTCCAGTTTTAAAAATAAGGAAATGGTAACATACGTTGCGCAAAAACTTATTTTAAAAGGATTCTCCCATACTTACAATTGGACAATGAATCAGCGGGCGGTTGAACCGACCACACTAAAGGCGATTGGTGAACAGGAGAAACAGGCCGTCCAAAATAGTGATATTTTCATACTATTGCACCCAGCCGGGAAGAGCAGCCATGTAGAACTCGGAATAGCACTTGATTTAGGAAAGCCTATCTACATATATTCAGCCGAGGAAATTGATCTGGCCACGGCATCTACTTTTTATTTTGTAGAAGGAGTCAATCGCATTTCCGGCGACATTGACGATTTTATTACACTAATTGGTGCTGTATAG
- a CDS encoding siderophore ABC transporter substrate-binding protein: MRKFLLVALLCIVAVFAAACGKSEGENANSSSKKSEAITVKHELGETKVSKNPKKVVVFDYGTLDTLDKLGIKVTGVPKGNIPSYIDKYEAKEYENVGSLKEPDFDKLAEIDPDLIIISGRQASLYEQLQELAPTIYLGVDTTRYMESFKENLAVIGNIFNKEDEIDKELKSIEQSIADLKKKASESDINALIILANDDKISAYGPSSRFGLIHDVFGIPAVDKGIEVSTHGMNVSFEYVVEQDPDLLYVIDRGAVVGSSSSAKQVVENDLTKKTKAYKNDNIVYLDPNYWYLSGGGLVSVQEMVNEVAKSLN; encoded by the coding sequence ATGAGGAAATTTTTATTAGTTGCTTTGTTATGTATAGTTGCTGTGTTTGCCGCAGCATGTGGGAAATCGGAGGGTGAAAATGCGAATAGCAGTTCCAAAAAGTCAGAAGCGATAACTGTTAAGCACGAATTAGGAGAGACGAAAGTTAGTAAAAACCCGAAAAAAGTAGTTGTATTTGATTACGGAACATTGGATACACTTGATAAACTCGGTATAAAAGTTACTGGGGTGCCAAAGGGTAATATTCCATCATACATAGATAAATACGAAGCCAAGGAATATGAGAATGTTGGAAGCCTAAAAGAGCCGGATTTTGATAAGCTAGCCGAAATTGACCCTGATTTAATCATTATTTCCGGAAGGCAAGCTTCATTATATGAACAGCTTCAGGAACTTGCTCCAACTATATATCTTGGTGTTGATACAACCAGATATATGGAATCCTTTAAAGAAAATCTTGCAGTAATCGGAAACATTTTTAATAAAGAAGATGAAATTGACAAAGAATTAAAATCAATCGAACAATCAATAGCTGATTTGAAGAAAAAAGCGTCAGAAAGTGATATAAATGCATTAATTATTCTTGCAAACGATGACAAAATAAGTGCCTACGGACCAAGTTCTAGATTCGGATTAATTCACGACGTCTTTGGAATACCAGCGGTGGATAAAGGTATTGAAGTTTCTACACATGGAATGAACGTATCCTTTGAGTATGTGGTTGAGCAAGATCCAGATTTACTTTACGTTATTGACCGCGGCGCTGTGGTTGGCAGCAGTTCTTCAGCAAAACAAGTTGTGGAAAATGACCTAACCAAGAAGACGAAGGCCTATAAAAACGACAACATTGTTTATTTGGATCCGAATTATTGGTATTTATCTGGCGGCGGTTTAGTTTCCGTACAGGAAATGGTAAATGAAGTAGCAAAAAGTTTAAATTAA
- a CDS encoding iron chelate uptake ABC transporter family permease subunit: MGYKKKTIILAVIALVIAAIYILYNLSGNIGYILPRRIMEVVAIIITGTAIAFSTTVFMTITNNRILTPSILGLDSLYMLLQTFIIFMFGSKSLVMMNSNINYFISIGLMILFSLVLYRFLFKGENNNIYFLLLIGMILGTFFGSFTSFMQVLIDPNEFMIVRDRMFASVNNVNENLVYLSLGLLVLVTFYFMRFYKYLDVLALGKHQAINLGVPYDYVVKRLLIVVAILLSIATALIGPITFLGLLVVNLAYEFLKTYRHFYLIIGSSLISIIALLGGQFIVEEIFTFQTTISVIINFFGGVYFIYLLLKENKSW; encoded by the coding sequence ATGGGCTATAAGAAAAAGACAATCATTCTGGCAGTTATTGCATTGGTTATTGCTGCGATTTACATACTATACAATTTAAGCGGCAATATTGGCTATATTTTACCACGAAGGATTATGGAAGTTGTTGCGATTATCATTACCGGAACCGCAATAGCATTCTCGACCACCGTGTTTATGACCATAACAAACAACCGTATTTTAACACCGAGTATCCTTGGGCTGGATTCACTTTATATGCTGTTGCAGACGTTTATCATCTTTATGTTCGGCTCAAAGTCCCTTGTAATGATGAACAGCAACATCAATTATTTTATTTCGATAGGCTTAATGATTTTGTTCTCACTGGTGCTTTATCGCTTTTTATTCAAAGGAGAAAATAATAATATTTACTTCCTATTATTAATTGGAATGATTTTAGGAACATTCTTTGGCAGTTTTACTTCATTTATGCAGGTGCTGATTGATCCGAATGAGTTTATGATTGTGCGCGACCGCATGTTTGCGAGTGTAAATAATGTAAATGAAAATCTTGTTTATTTATCACTTGGGTTACTGGTGCTGGTAACATTTTATTTCATGAGGTTTTACAAATATCTGGATGTGTTGGCATTAGGGAAACACCAGGCAATAAACCTTGGAGTCCCATATGATTATGTTGTGAAGCGGCTCCTGATTGTTGTTGCCATACTACTGTCAATTGCCACAGCACTAATTGGGCCAATTACGTTTTTAGGGCTGCTGGTAGTCAATTTGGCGTATGAATTTTTGAAAACGTACCGGCACTTTTATTTGATTATCGGATCCTCACTAATCAGTATTATCGCATTGTTGGGCGGACAATTCATTGTGGAGGAAATCTTTACATTTCAGACAACAATAAGTGTGATTATTAACTTTTTTGGTGGTGTTTACTTTATTTATCTTTTATTAAAGGAGAATAAGTCATGGTAG
- a CDS encoding ABC transporter ATP-binding protein, whose product MVDIKGLFKKYNDKSVVDDVSLTIEKGTITSFIGPNGAGKSTLISMISRLITKDAGHITIDGEDITKSKNNDLAKKISILKQSNSINLRLTIRELVSFGRFPYSQGKLTKEDWSKVDEAIEYMELEEIQDKFIDELSGGQRQRAHIAMVIAQDTEYVLLDEPLNNLDMRHSVQIMKTLRRLVNELGKTILIVIHDINFASCYSDQIVALKDGKIVKQGPTCDVIDECVLRDIYDMDMNIKNINDNRICVYFS is encoded by the coding sequence ATGGTAGATATTAAAGGTTTGTTTAAAAAGTATAACGATAAAAGTGTAGTCGATGATGTGTCATTAACAATTGAAAAGGGTACGATTACCTCCTTTATCGGACCAAATGGTGCTGGTAAAAGTACATTAATTTCCATGATCAGCAGATTGATTACCAAGGATGCGGGGCATATTACCATCGATGGCGAGGATATAACAAAATCAAAGAACAATGATTTAGCAAAGAAAATTTCGATATTAAAACAATCAAATTCGATAAATTTACGATTAACGATTCGCGAACTGGTTTCCTTTGGGCGATTCCCTTACTCACAAGGAAAGTTAACGAAGGAAGACTGGTCAAAAGTTGATGAAGCAATTGAATACATGGAGCTTGAGGAAATTCAGGATAAATTTATTGATGAACTTAGCGGCGGCCAGCGACAACGGGCCCACATTGCAATGGTCATTGCCCAGGACACGGAATACGTGCTGCTTGATGAACCATTGAACAATTTGGATATGCGGCATTCGGTACAGATTATGAAAACGTTAAGGAGATTGGTAAATGAGCTTGGCAAAACCATTTTAATTGTGATTCATGACATTAATTTTGCGTCGTGCTATTCCGATCAAATTGTAGCATTAAAGGACGGGAAAATAGTTAAACAGGGTCCGACCTGCGATGTTATAGATGAATGTGTACTAAGGGATATCTATGACATGGATATGAATATAAAAAATATCAACGATAACCGTATTTGTGTTTATTTTTCATAA
- a CDS encoding GNAT family N-acetyltransferase yields MFFREIDEDLTLKLMQIDDAEELFNLTDASRSYLREWLPWVDTTTTIDDSRGFIEHTMQGFQDKKSMTVAVHYKGKMVGTASFNSLDWSNKVAYIGYWLGQDYQGNGIITRVVRYLTDYAFTELAFNRVDIRAAFENKKSRSIPKRLGFIEEGQIRQAEWIYDHYVDHVVYGMLADEWNNQN; encoded by the coding sequence ATGTTTTTCCGTGAAATTGATGAAGATCTTACATTAAAATTAATGCAAATTGATGATGCCGAAGAACTTTTTAATTTAACAGATGCGTCGCGGTCCTATTTACGCGAATGGTTACCTTGGGTTGATACGACCACAACGATTGATGATTCGCGTGGTTTTATTGAACACACCATGCAGGGATTTCAGGATAAGAAAAGCATGACTGTTGCAGTCCACTATAAGGGAAAAATGGTTGGTACTGCTAGTTTTAATAGTTTGGATTGGTCCAACAAAGTAGCTTATATCGGTTATTGGCTTGGACAGGATTACCAGGGAAACGGGATTATCACACGTGTGGTTCGCTACCTGACTGATTACGCGTTTACCGAACTAGCTTTTAATCGGGTTGATATTCGTGCAGCATTTGAAAATAAAAAGAGCCGGTCAATTCCGAAGCGATTAGGATTTATTGAAGAGGGACAAATCAGACAAGCGGAATGGATATATGATCACTATGTCGACCACGTCGTATATGGAATGCTGGCTGATGAATGGAATAATCAAAATTAG
- a CDS encoding helix-hairpin-helix domain-containing protein, whose protein sequence is MTANSPKLPLTPEERSSLRAAKIKLCEITQLDVHNLANALNASLNRAEYLHGLAIFQSIPSIGPKLAHLVIDLGYYSFDAVKYESGEELTNRAEENYGYWMDPCVEDSLRCVVYHANHPGSDKKWFEFTGERKEYRKENGYPETRPKRAWYDAEKT, encoded by the coding sequence ATGACAGCAAATTCGCCAAAATTGCCACTAACGCCTGAAGAAAGGTCCAGCTTAAGAGCTGCCAAAATTAAATTATGTGAAATTACTCAGTTAGATGTGCATAACCTTGCAAATGCCCTTAATGCCTCGCTAAATAGAGCGGAATATTTACATGGTCTGGCTATCTTTCAATCTATCCCGTCGATTGGACCGAAGCTTGCACATCTTGTGATCGATTTAGGCTACTATTCATTTGACGCTGTAAAATATGAGTCAGGCGAAGAACTCACCAATAGAGCCGAAGAGAATTACGGATATTGGATGGACCCTTGTGTAGAGGATTCCCTCCGCTGTGTGGTTTATCATGCCAACCACCCTGGCAGTGATAAAAAGTGGTTTGAATTTACTGGAGAACGAAAAGAATATCGAAAGGAGAATGGATATCCTGAGACACGTCCAAAACGCGCGTGGTATGATGCAGAGAAAACATAA
- a CDS encoding 4a-hydroxytetrahydrobiopterin dehydratase yields the protein MTEEQVNNELAGLTDWNLIDEKWIERIYRFKKYLAGVRFVDKVAESAENKQHHPLIAIDYKKVSVKFSSWQEKGLTSVDFEMAKRVDVIYEELEQ from the coding sequence ATGACAGAAGAACAAGTAAACAATGAATTAGCAGGATTGACTGACTGGAATCTGATTGATGAAAAATGGATTGAAAGAATATATCGTTTTAAGAAATACTTAGCAGGCGTACGGTTTGTTGATAAAGTTGCTGAGTCTGCGGAGAATAAACAGCATCATCCATTGATTGCAATAGATTATAAAAAGGTAAGCGTGAAATTTTCATCATGGCAGGAAAAAGGTTTAACATCGGTAGACTTTGAAATGGCAAAGCGCGTTGATGTAATATATGAAGAATTAGAACAATAG